Proteins from a genomic interval of Scophthalmus maximus strain ysfricsl-2021 chromosome 22, ASM2237912v1, whole genome shotgun sequence:
- the si:ch211-199g17.2 gene encoding uncharacterized protein si:ch211-199g17.2 has product MQPGEPQKGVSGKGELFDSLRVYLDNKKRLQPIIGLGSIVECVKVGTRYREALYLCEVCVCRLSKADMRNHIMGSLHRFNYIKARHPDLMSEWKDNSDLSKLAWPLMEMAKKIEGEEGAGDVQLIEVGDALYQKMTTLSENNAVTLINYLRDWQGEPESHSEATSIQPEHHHVQSQRIVLLGQNQNQNQRQRTEKSHSADVMSHRTSEHTTEPQLDDTRVSPEPSVLSDISSSSSSSSSFVDGYTGTKPLIGLFRVVECRGDTGRAHVFLCHCCRIRFSKRDIIDHLTSSSHLNNYLMETRPEQAEVLTTDTNDNCQFLQSLAKQVEREEGRGELKVINIPESLCIPLTGKSYHWCTKMLCNGWTDNSSQKNKLTVRGHGVNEASAEDTPVLSKWSKRSKRKMMKKANTVFKVSLPLTKGSLLLERTSFSKDSLPVSRSHSSASDLIPSSTEDSYSECDTESFAFNHAKPPSVCTTVPCQEDLCSGDTEAGQYMRPERNYTVTVVQEGNGYFSNNEYFSQTEDITGTKDHMVYGEGNHDGQRGSQERSRENFSEELKREGLQKQYEGLSHTVSRTQDWSSHKGYTEQWYSSAAPNKFDTRAEERRSELSLDATQHYYRQLPQNHYMAPDHSRSLLTDAAGVNMHPHSGDVLAHSVAPGTRVHYLETEQRRAQSCMEFTTSNVQTGYTVQPVAYHAVHTDRGLMHDPVYSNGPWAQHDWYFPYPERSGGGGGGDMSQSNAFTPPVQAPCYGTNFDLHSRDTGLSRFEDFKKWTSAYYGDPGSTQGSSVSIE; this is encoded by the exons ATGCAGCCGGGCGAGCCACAAAAAG GGGTTTCTGGCAAAGGCGAGCTGTTTGATTCGCTGAGGGTGTACCTGGACAACAAGAAGAGACTACAGCCCATTATTG GCCTGGGCAGCATTGTAGAATGTGTGAAGGTGGGGACACGCTACAGAGAGGCTCTGTACCTGTGcgaggtgtgtgtctgtcggcTCAGCAAGGCTGACATGCGCAACCACATCATGGGAAGTCTCCACAGATTCAACTACATT AAAGCCCGGCACCCCGACCTCATGAGTGAATGGAAGGACAACTCTGACCTGTCCAAGCTGGCCTGGCCACTGATGGAGATGGCCAAGAAGAtcgaaggagaagagggagcagGTGACGTCCAG TTAATAGAGGTTGGAGATGCTCTATACCAGAAGATGACTACACTCAGTGAGAATAATG CAGTAACTCTGATAAATTACTTAAGAGATTGGCAGGGTGAACCTGAGAGCCACTCCGAGGCCACATCCATTCAGCCAGAACACCATCACGTCCAATCGCAGCGGATTGTGTTGCTTggccagaaccagaaccagaaccaacgGCAACGGACAGAGAAGTCCCACAGTGCCGACGTGATGTCGCACAGGACCTCAGAACACACGACCGAGCCACAGTTAGACGACACTCGGGTGTCACCGGAGCCCTCTGTGCTCTCagacatcagcagcagcagcagcagcagcagcagctttgttgATGGCTACACAGGAACCAAACCTCTTATTG GTCTGTTCCGCGTGGTTGAGTGTAGGGGTGACACTGGCCGCGCGCATGTTTTCTTATGCCACTGCTGCCGAATCAGATTCAGCAAAAGGGACATCATCGATCACCTAACCAGCTCCTCCCATCTCAACAACTActtg ATGGAAACCCGTCCTGAGCAGGCTGAGGTATTGACGACAGATACTAATGACAACTGTCAGTTTCTCCAGTCGCTGGCCAAGCAGGTGGAGcgagaggagggcagaggagagctGAAG GTGATAAATATACCAGAATCACTCTGTATCCCACTGACTGGCAAAAGTTACCACTGGT GTACGAAGATGCTGTGTAACGGCTGGACAGATAATAgcagccaaaaaaacaaattaactgTAAGAG GTCATGGTGTGAACGAGGCCTCAGCTGAAGACACGCCAGTGCTGTCAAAATGGTCCAAAAGGTCtaagaggaagatgatgaaaaagGCTAATACTGTGTTCAAGGTAAGCCTGCCTCTTACCAAAGGTTCATTGCTGCTGGAGAGGACGTCTTTCAGCAAGGACAGCCTCCCTGTGTCACGTTCCCATTCATCGGCCTCGGACCTCATTCCATCATCGACGGAGGACAGTTATTCGGAGTGTGACACTGAATCATTTGCATTTAACCATGCTAAACCCCCCTCGGTGTGCACAACCGTACCATGTCAGGAGGACCTCTGTAGTGGAGATACGGAGGCTGGTCAATACATGAGACCAGAGAGAAACTACACTGTCACTGTTGTCCAAGAGGGGAACGGTTACTTCAGTAATAATGAATACTTCAGCCAGACCGAAGACATAACTGGGACAAAAGACCACATGGTTTATGGGGAAGGGAATCATGACGGACAACGTGGTTCTCAAGAAAGATCAAGAGAGAACTTTAGTGAAGAGTTAAAAAGAGAAGGCCTGCAGAAACAATACGAGGGGTTGTCGCACACTGTGTCCCGCACCCAGGACTGGTCCTCTCACAAGGGTTACACTGAACAGTGGTACAGTTCGGCTGCACCAAATAAGTTCGACACAAGAGCggaagagagacggagcgagTTGAGCTTGGATGCTACTCAACATTATTACCGACAACTGCCCCAAAATCATTACATGGCACCAGATCATAGTCGGAGTCTTCTGACAGATGCTGCCGGGGTCAACATGCATCCTCACTCAGGAGATGTCCTTGCTCACAGCGTCGCACCAGGGACTAGAGTGCACTACCTTGAGACGGAACAGAGACGAGCACAATCATGCATGGAGTTCACCACCAGCAATGTCCAGACAGGTTACACGGTGCAACCTGTGGCCTATCACGCTGTCCATACAGACCGTGGGCTGATGCATGACCCCGTCTACAGTAATGGACCGTGGGCACAACATGACTGGTACTTTCCCTATCCAGAAAgaagcggtggtggtggtggtggggataTGTCCCAGTCAAATGCTTTCACTCCACCTGTGCAAGCTCCGTGTTATGGAACCAACTTTGATTTACATTCCAGAGACACTGGGCTGTCGAGGTTTGAGGATTTCAAGAAGTGGACAAGTGCATATTATGGAGACCCCGGTTCTACCCAAGGGAGCAGTGTCTCTATTGAATGA